The Gracilimonas sediminicola sequence CCAGTGTAGCTGTGTAGCTGAATGCCGGGACCATTCCGCGGGCATCACAAGTTTTGAATGATCCACTAATCGATTCTTTGTTTAAAGGTGAAGAGATAAACTATGGAAAGTACCGGCCAATTAGAATGCATAAAAAAAAGGAAGGCAAACTGCCTTCCTTTCATTCTGAGCCCCGAAAACCCCAAGTTTGTAAAGCCGATGATATCGCTCCTTACTATCATATTCGAAATACTGATTACAATTGGCTCATTTTGATGTGTTATTTTTCAAATGCGCTGATTTTTCTCCATTCTTCGGCCAACAGCCCCTTTTAGTATAACAGCAGCATTGTTCTGAAATTGAATTCAAACATTACATTGATTATATACCGTTTACCCCTGCAACCGACATAAATTATTAGCATCAGTCAGATCGGATGAAAAAAGAACAAGTAACCCAGCTTTTAGTTCGGCTTAAATCGGGAGAAAATGAAGTTTATGAAAAGCTTTATCCTCTTATATATGATGAACTGAGGGGGCTCGCCTATCGGCATATGAAGCATCAGCGGGCCGATCACACCTTATCAAAAACGGAATTGGTTCATGAGGCTTATTTGAAAATGATTGATCAAACTACGATCAACTTTTCGGATAAAAGCCATTTTTTGGCAATCGCTTCCAAATGCATGCGCCAAATTTTGATTGATCATGCCCGTAAAAAACACGCCCAAAAAAGAGGCGGGAAGAATAAGGACCTGACGTACATCGATGAAATCTTCAGTAGGCAAAAGAAGAAAGCCAAAGAACTTATTGATATTGATGATGCACTTAATGAGCTCGAAAAGCTTAACGAGCGATTAGCCAAAGTGGTGGAAATGAGGTTCTTCGGGGAAATGACCATTGAGGATACCGCTGAGGCACTCAACATCTCTAAAAGCACCGTTAAAAGAGACTGGATGAAAGCAAGGGGGTGGCTCTATAAAGAGTTAAAGGGAAAATTCGATGTTTAGAAATGAGCGTTTTGGAACCAGCTTTTCGTAAGTCACTGTAAATAAGAACTTTTGTTAAGCCTGCAATAAAGCAGCTACTTTTATGGACAAGTATAACTGGCAAACAGTTGAGAACATCATCGATGAAGTTTTAGAGCTGCCCATCGAAAAGAGAAAAGAATATATAAGAGAAAGATGCAGAGGTAACGAAAGTCTTAAAAAGGAAGTAACTCTTTTACTGTCTTCTATCACTGAATCGGAAGGCTGGTTGGAACATCCTGAAGAGTACAAATCCGAACTTTTCAAAGAACTTACCAGCGATATTTCTGACCTATCGGTTGGCCGCTCGTTAGAAGGAACCAGAATTGGTGCTTATACAATCATTGAGGAGATCGGTTTCGGGGGAATGGGACACGTGTATCGTGCTGAAAGAGATGAGGACGATATTTCGCATCAGGTTGCCATTAAAATATTAAACAGGAGGCGGACTGAAGCTTCAGTCATCGAGCGGTTCAGAAGAGAACAACAAGTACTTGCCAAACTGAATCATCCCCATATTGCTCAATTCTTTGATGGCGGAGTAACCGCTGATGGGTCTCCATACATCATCATGGAGTTCGTGGATGGCATACCCATAGATGAGTATTGTATTCAAAACAACTGCACATTTTCACAACAAATTGATCTCTTTAAGGATGTTTTGAAAGGTGTACGTTATGCCCATGAAAATCTGGTTATCCATCGTGACCTGAAGCCCGAAAATATCCTGGTTACTACCGATGGTGACGTTAAAATTCTGGACTTTGGTATTTCCAAAATGTTAGGTGATGACGTTGACGACACCCTCACAAAAGAAGGACCACGGTTATTGACACCCAAGTATGCGGCTCCTGAACAGATCCTTCAGTCGAATATAACCACAGCTACCGACACCTATGCTCTTGGTATTCTGCTCTATTACCTGCTTACCCATACATTTCCATTTAACCTGGATAACCTGACCCGGTACGAAGCAGAGCAGGCTATTTTGAAGAATAACCCCGCCAAACCAAGCGATGCTGCCGGTAAAACCTTCTTAAAGAAGCAGCTCACCGGAGATCTTGATGCCATCATTCTGAAAGCCATCCGAAAAGAATCAGACTATCGATACCGGACGGTGAATCATTTTCTGGAAGACCTTGAGAACTACGAGGCTAATCTACCCGTCTCTGCCCACAGAAATACAAAAACCTACCGGGTAAAAAAGTTTTTAAAACGAAATAAAAAGAATGTCGGTATTGGATCTGCTTTTTTGATGGTTATTGTAACAATGGTTGGGGTTTTTACCTGGCAATTATCTGAAGAGCGGAACCAGGCAACACTTGAGGCAGAAAAGGCAGAGAGCGTTAAGGATTTGCTTATTGATATTTTTGAGGCTAATGATCCTATCTCTAACAGCGATGATAACACCCCATCTCTGTCGGTTTTGCTTGAAGCGGGTACCAATAAAATTCTCGCTCAGAATATTGATCCTTCTGTAAAAACAGAGCTCTTGCTTACACTTGCAACGATATATCAAAATATCACCCAATTTGATAAAGCACTGGAGCTCACAAACAAAAGCCTTGAAATAAGTAACAAGCACTTTGGTTCACAATCGATACAGACAGCCCAAGGTTATATAAAGCTGGGCGGTATTCAATTAGACCTTGGAAAATATCAAATGGGTAAAACGGAGTTAAATAAAGCAAAGAACATACTCAATAATCGGCTCCAGGCTTCAGATAAGATTTATGCAAAACTCTATAGTCACCTTGGCGCTGCTGAAGAAAATTTGGGAAACTATGAGACTTCACAAAATTACTTCAAAGAGGCATTGTCAGTAACACAGCGTCAATCAAAGATAGATTCGGCCATGCTGGTTAATGAACTGCGAAGTGTTGCCAGAGGCTATCATAGAGGCGATCAGCATGAAAAAGGGGATTCCCTGATGCTTAAGGCTCTTGATGTCAGCGAAGCATTTCATGGAGAATCTGATATTGTGACTGCCAGCGTTTTGGGTGATTTGGGGTTGTACCTGATGACCCGGGCCGAATATAAACAGGCCCGGAATTATTTTGAGCGGTCACTGGAGATTAAAGAACAAGTGTATGGTGAAAAGGGGCATCCAAAATATACAGCCACACTTACCAATTTAGCGGTTCTTGAAAAAACACTGAGTAATTTTGAAACTGCTGATTCCCTGTTTGTAAAAACCATGAGGATTGATGAAAAAATATTTGGGCCGGATCATCCTTATGTAGCGATGTCCAAAAGCCATTTAGGTGGTATTAACCACAGCCTCGGAAACTATAATCAAGCACGCAAGTATTATACGGAAGCAATTGAGGTTTATACCGATAGTTATGGGCCTGAACATCCCTATATGGGAGGTGTTTACAAAGGATATGCCCGGGCGGCGTCAGCTTTAGGAGAGTACAACGTTGC is a genomic window containing:
- a CDS encoding sigma-70 family RNA polymerase sigma factor, with protein sequence MKKEQVTQLLVRLKSGENEVYEKLYPLIYDELRGLAYRHMKHQRADHTLSKTELVHEAYLKMIDQTTINFSDKSHFLAIASKCMRQILIDHARKKHAQKRGGKNKDLTYIDEIFSRQKKKAKELIDIDDALNELEKLNERLAKVVEMRFFGEMTIEDTAEALNISKSTVKRDWMKARGWLYKELKGKFDV
- a CDS encoding serine/threonine-protein kinase → MDKYNWQTVENIIDEVLELPIEKRKEYIRERCRGNESLKKEVTLLLSSITESEGWLEHPEEYKSELFKELTSDISDLSVGRSLEGTRIGAYTIIEEIGFGGMGHVYRAERDEDDISHQVAIKILNRRRTEASVIERFRREQQVLAKLNHPHIAQFFDGGVTADGSPYIIMEFVDGIPIDEYCIQNNCTFSQQIDLFKDVLKGVRYAHENLVIHRDLKPENILVTTDGDVKILDFGISKMLGDDVDDTLTKEGPRLLTPKYAAPEQILQSNITTATDTYALGILLYYLLTHTFPFNLDNLTRYEAEQAILKNNPAKPSDAAGKTFLKKQLTGDLDAIILKAIRKESDYRYRTVNHFLEDLENYEANLPVSAHRNTKTYRVKKFLKRNKKNVGIGSAFLMVIVTMVGVFTWQLSEERNQATLEAEKAESVKDLLIDIFEANDPISNSDDNTPSLSVLLEAGTNKILAQNIDPSVKTELLLTLATIYQNITQFDKALELTNKSLEISNKHFGSQSIQTAQGYIKLGGIQLDLGKYQMGKTELNKAKNILNNRLQASDKIYAKLYSHLGAAEENLGNYETSQNYFKEALSVTQRQSKIDSAMLVNELRSVARGYHRGDQHEKGDSLMLKALDVSEAFHGESDIVTASVLGDLGLYLMTRAEYKQARNYFERSLEIKEQVYGEKGHPKYTATLTNLAVLEKTLSNFETADSLFVKTMRIDEKIFGPDHPYVAMSKSHLGGINHSLGNYNQARKYYTEAIEVYTDSYGPEHPYMGGVYKGYARAASALGEYNVADDYFDRSLRIYKNDNTADSALYAKLYEAMGIHYKRSGRHREALEYFQQCADLFYPLYYDEYKIRSVKCHINMADSHLSLSHHEKAKATLNHIHSRIDSLEVLSNHEGIQKLLTQTENQL